A region of Heteronotia binoei isolate CCM8104 ecotype False Entrance Well chromosome 2, APGP_CSIRO_Hbin_v1, whole genome shotgun sequence DNA encodes the following proteins:
- the LOC132567337 gene encoding uncharacterized protein F54H12.2-like yields MAFIHSGSEECTKSELDLFQIAPTQTSIERCLYIEVPPLAALSESAPLDFFIAGNGDDYMDYMDNTLLYLCCKIVKEDWTDLDRNTRVNLMNYPIASIFNQLDVTLGDRLITQSHNTYSYRGFIEAVVNYSNDTLNTQFSSGLFYKYTAAQHESTALDGDNKGFVKRAALAAESRKIDLLGQLHSDLFFQEKLLVNGMDVKIKLTRSKDAFCLMADDLNRGCKLNILSASLFIKKVRVAPSVCLGHAEALFTANAKYPVDHVGIKVFSIPAGSHVNNQENLFWGQLPKLLVIGLVDNESFSGAHNKNPFNFKHYDINFFALYLDAEQVPTKPLQLDFEGGNCVREYMQLVQAAGKHMKDRSLLVNRKVFAQGYTLFAFDLSPDQECADHYSLIKTGNLRAEMRLTHTVNMIVYSVFDNVIEINHR; encoded by the coding sequence ATGGCTTTTATTCACAGCGGGTCAGAAGAATGCACCAAATCTGAACTGGACCTATTCCAAATAGCCCCTACACAAACCAGCATTGAGAGATGTCTAtatattgaagttcctcccctggctgctttgtcagaatcAGCGCCACTTGACTTTTTCATCGCTGGAAATGGAGATGATTATATGGATTATATGGATAATACCCTGCTTTACCTGTGTTGCAAAATCGTGAAAGAAGATTGGACAGACCTTGATAGAAACACAAGGGTGAATCTGATGAATTACCCTATTGCCTCCATCTTTAACCAGCTGGATGTGACTCTGGGAGACAGGCTTATCACGCAGTCGCATAATACATATTCATACAGAGGGTTTATAGAAGCTGTAGTGAATTACAGCAATGATACTCTGAACACTCAGTTCTCTTCAGGCCTGTTTTACAAATACACAGCTGCTCAACATGAATCAACTGCCTTGGATGGAGACAACAAAGGGTTTGTTAAAAGAGCAGCTCTAGCAGCTGAAAGTAGAAAAATAGATTTGCTGGGTCAGCTTCACAGTGACCTGTTTTTCCAAGAAAAACTGCTCGTAAACGGCATGGATGTCAAAATTAAACTGACACGCAGTAAAGATGCTTTTTGCCTCATGGCGGATGATTTAAACAGGGGTTGCAAATTAAACATCTTGTCTGCTTCCCTTTTCATCAAGAAAGTCAGAGTAGCCCCTAGTGTCTGTTTAGGCCACGCAGAGGCGCTCTTCACAGCTAATGCCAAATATCCTGTGGACCACGTGGGCATCAAAGTGTTTAGTATCCCTGCAGGAAGTCATGTCAACAACCAAGAGAATTTGTTTTGGGGGCAAttacccaagctgctggttattGGACTGGTGGATAACGAGTCCTTCAGCGGGGCCCATAATAAAAACCCATTTAACTTTAAGCATTATGACATCAATTTCTTTGCTCTCTACTTGGATGCAGAACAGGTACCCACAAAACCACTGCAGctggactttgaaggtggaaacTGCGTGAGGGAATACATGCAGCTGGTTCAGGCCGCTGGTAAACATATGAAAGACAGATCTTTGTTAGTAAACCGCAAGGTGTTTGCACAGGGTTACACGCTATTTGCATTTGATCTTTCCCCAGATCAGGAATGTGCAGACCACTATTCCTTGATTAAAACTGGGAACCTGCGTGCTGAAATGCGGTTGACTCACACTGTCAACATGATTGTCTATAGTGTTTTTGACAACGTTATAGAGATAAACCACAGGTGA